In Sebaldella termitidis ATCC 33386, one DNA window encodes the following:
- a CDS encoding LacI family DNA-binding transcriptional regulator yields MTIKELAKIAGVSAKTVSRVINNEEHVTPETKEKVLKTIKETNYKPNIYAQSLRKKVQKNILVSILKNKNLPVPQWIEILINELVERGNKMGYTLLMETYSNAEDIEKISMLNSSIGFLDGVVVFYEKKDDPRVALLKASDVPYIIFDKAYDESSSYVTNDDYAAMMEGTEYLLARGCDIVELLLGNKSPTNLEREKGAIKAYENKNTELKKLKVKYGIAHIRDAYEYTKKRIKSKNVPKAFFVSGDEKVLGVYKALQEEGINVPEDVSVMGFDNIPTSEFYHPSLTTIEQNYFKMSEAIFDYFSNIQNTLKKEEIRVKTRLVIRSSVK; encoded by the coding sequence ATGACAATAAAAGAACTTGCAAAAATAGCCGGAGTATCTGCAAAAACAGTGTCACGGGTAATTAATAACGAAGAACACGTTACCCCTGAAACAAAGGAAAAAGTACTGAAAACAATAAAAGAGACTAATTATAAACCAAATATATATGCACAAAGTCTCAGAAAAAAAGTACAAAAAAATATTCTGGTTTCCATATTAAAAAATAAAAATTTACCGGTTCCCCAATGGATAGAAATTTTGATAAACGAACTTGTAGAGCGCGGGAATAAAATGGGATATACACTGCTCATGGAAACATATTCAAATGCCGAGGATATAGAAAAAATTTCAATGTTAAATTCTTCAATAGGTTTTCTAGACGGAGTAGTAGTGTTTTATGAAAAGAAAGATGATCCAAGGGTAGCATTGCTGAAAGCAAGCGATGTTCCATATATTATATTTGATAAGGCATATGATGAAAGCAGTTCTTATGTGACAAATGATGATTATGCCGCAATGATGGAGGGAACAGAGTATCTTTTGGCAAGAGGCTGTGATATTGTAGAGCTTCTTCTTGGAAATAAGTCTCCTACTAATCTTGAGCGTGAAAAGGGTGCTATAAAAGCATATGAAAATAAAAATACAGAATTAAAGAAATTAAAGGTAAAGTATGGAATAGCCCATATAAGAGATGCTTATGAATATACAAAAAAAAGAATAAAATCCAAAAATGTTCCAAAAGCTTTCTTTGTTTCAGGAGATGAAAAAGTCCTTGGTGTTTATAAAGCTCTTCAGGAAGAAGGGATAAATGTGCCAGAAGATGTGTCAGTAATGGGTTTTGATAATATACCCACTTCGGAATTTTATCATCCAAGTCTTACAACTATTGAACAGAATTATTTTAAGATGTCAGAAGCTATTTTTGATTATTTTTCAAACATACAGAATACTTTAAAAAAAGAAGAGATAAGAGTAAAAACAAGACTTGTAATAAGAAGCAGCGTAAAATAA
- the gmhA gene encoding D-sedoheptulose 7-phosphate isomerase, with protein sequence MDQILKQSFLEEYEVLGAFIKDEKNFETIGKIATELADAYKNGKKSLIAGNGGSNCDAMHFAEEFTGRFRKERPALPSISISDSSHITCVGNDYGFDAIFSKGVEAFGQEGDFFLGLSTSGNSKNIIEAVKVAKEKGLKTVALLGKDGGQLKGMCDYEFIINAKTSDRVQEVHMMILHIIIEGVERVLFPENYMD encoded by the coding sequence ATGGATCAAATTTTAAAGCAATCATTTTTAGAAGAGTATGAAGTACTTGGAGCATTTATTAAGGATGAGAAAAATTTTGAAACAATAGGGAAAATAGCTACAGAATTGGCAGATGCTTATAAAAACGGGAAAAAATCATTAATTGCAGGAAACGGCGGAAGTAACTGTGATGCTATGCACTTTGCTGAAGAATTCACTGGAAGATTTAGAAAAGAAAGACCCGCATTACCGTCAATAAGCATTTCTGATTCTTCACATATAACTTGTGTAGGAAACGATTATGGATTTGATGCAATATTTTCTAAAGGAGTAGAAGCGTTCGGACAGGAAGGAGACTTCTTTTTAGGACTTTCGACTTCGGGAAATTCAAAGAATATAATTGAAGCAGTAAAAGTGGCAAAAGAAAAAGGACTAAAGACAGTTGCACTTCTTGGAAAAGACGGCGGACAGCTGAAAGGAATGTGCGATTACGAGTTCATAATAAATGCAAAAACATCAGACAGAGTTCAGGAAGTACATATGATGATTTTACATATTATTATTGAAGGAGTAGAAAGAGTTTTATTCCCAGAGAATTATATGGACTAA
- a CDS encoding EF-Tu/IF-2/RF-3 family GTPase yields MILVIIILMAIIIIFLLAFILKSNSISNSNKEDNYERNSNYRMESDNFYSSGNFEMEIEDVFAITGRGTVVTGLVKRGVIKKGDKVFIKKLNGSVSEDTVAGIESFRKRMDIAEAGQNIGLLLKKSSKNELQKGDRITQ; encoded by the coding sequence ATGATATTAGTAATAATAATCTTAATGGCTATTATTATAATTTTTCTGTTAGCATTTATTTTGAAGAGCAATTCAATAAGTAACAGTAATAAAGAGGATAATTATGAAAGAAACAGTAATTATAGAATGGAATCAGATAATTTTTACAGCAGCGGAAATTTTGAAATGGAGATAGAGGATGTTTTTGCTATTACTGGGAGAGGGACAGTGGTAACCGGCCTGGTAAAACGCGGTGTAATAAAAAAAGGAGATAAGGTTTTTATAAAAAAATTAAACGGATCAGTATCAGAAGATACTGTGGCAGGGATAGAAAGCTTCCGAAAACGTATGGATATCGCAGAAGCAGGACAAAATATTGGTCTGCTGCTGAAAAAATCTTCAAAAAATGAACTGCAAAAGGGAGATAGGATTACACAATAA
- a CDS encoding HisA/HisF-related TIM barrel protein, giving the protein MILGDSEQKRRKALKKVLDAVEEHGGTTILSTGITGDDARIARAAVAGGARLLEPNHPAVALARGHKGVITMHAAEQVRHEIPLDEMLKVTQGVRNVVGEDIYITVGVPGGFTEILPLELKEEDFFKIAMSGADGVHIHKSTLEDLKDVVKYAHKYGLLVDAYIGHPDDLHTFGISARTPEEVAEAAKEMEKIGVDMIGLMTGMSYEGTAAGEIHPVIKERLSALVSSVKVPTLAEGGINDTNYVAFKDTGVNILVIGTSIDNVVSEAATNVVKKFLSLKKQA; this is encoded by the coding sequence ATGATTTTAGGAGATTCAGAACAAAAAAGAAGAAAGGCACTGAAAAAAGTATTGGATGCAGTAGAAGAACATGGGGGAACAACTATATTAAGCACGGGAATAACAGGAGATGATGCAAGAATAGCAAGAGCAGCAGTGGCTGGAGGTGCGAGACTTCTGGAACCTAATCATCCGGCAGTGGCCTTGGCAAGAGGACATAAAGGTGTAATTACAATGCATGCTGCAGAACAGGTAAGACATGAAATACCGCTTGATGAAATGCTAAAAGTAACACAGGGAGTAAGAAACGTAGTTGGAGAAGATATTTATATAACTGTAGGTGTTCCGGGAGGATTTACCGAAATACTGCCTTTGGAATTAAAGGAAGAAGACTTCTTTAAAATAGCAATGAGTGGTGCAGACGGAGTACACATACATAAATCTACCCTTGAGGATCTCAAGGATGTGGTGAAATATGCACATAAATACGGCTTATTAGTAGATGCATATATAGGACATCCGGATGATCTTCACACTTTTGGAATATCAGCAAGGACACCGGAAGAAGTAGCAGAAGCGGCGAAAGAAATGGAGAAAATCGGAGTGGACATGATAGGATTAATGACAGGAATGAGCTATGAAGGGACTGCTGCAGGAGAAATACATCCTGTAATTAAAGAGAGACTTTCGGCACTGGTATCTTCGGTAAAAGTTCCTACACTTGCAGAGGGCGGAATAAATGATACTAATTATGTAGCATTTAAAGATACAGGGGTAAACATACTGGTAATAGGGACATCAATTGATAATGTGGTATCAGAGGCAGCTACAAATGTAGTAAAGAAATTTTTATCATTAAAAAAACAGGCTTAA
- a CDS encoding pyridoxamine 5'-phosphate oxidase family protein, with amino-acid sequence MENIINVLKNSPVIFAATVDDKNRPNNRPIALAMEDNGILFFSTSTETSLFRDLQKNPFISFTAMIDQQSWIQINAEAVFAEDMATKEMIISNNQVLKKRFQTADNRILKIFKLSGGTAKFYDRSGNAPRIVNF; translated from the coding sequence ATGGAAAATATAATAAATGTATTGAAAAACAGCCCTGTAATTTTCGCAGCAACAGTTGACGATAAAAACAGACCAAACAACAGGCCGATTGCATTAGCAATGGAAGATAACGGAATTTTATTTTTTAGTACTTCCACAGAAACCAGTCTTTTTAGAGATCTGCAAAAAAATCCTTTTATATCTTTTACAGCCATGATTGACCAGCAATCATGGATACAAATAAACGCTGAGGCAGTCTTTGCAGAAGATATGGCAACTAAAGAAATGATTATTTCAAATAATCAGGTTTTAAAAAAGCGTTTTCAAACAGCAGATAATCGTATTTTAAAAATTTTCAAATTATCAGGAGGAACCGCAAAATTTTATGACCGTTCTGGAAATGCTCCCCGGATTGTAAATTTTTAA
- a CDS encoding NAD(P)-dependent oxidoreductase produces the protein MKIILIGSTGFVGSHILEEALERGHEVHAILRDINKMTKTHPNLFLIKADVMEEAELEDIFNTGYDAVISAYNPGWSNPDIYNDFILGYKSILNALNDAKLKRIIIIGGAGSLIMNGSKLIDDNKFPKAIYNGAKAASDLLDILYAEEDSLDWTMISPAINLIDGKRTNTFKLGKDSPVFNSENESVISVQDLAAAAINELEKPEHIRERFTLGS, from the coding sequence TTGAAAATTATTTTGATTGGTTCCACTGGATTTGTAGGTTCTCATATATTGGAGGAAGCTCTGGAAAGAGGGCATGAAGTTCATGCTATACTAAGAGATATTAATAAAATGACTAAAACACACCCTAATTTATTCCTTATAAAAGCTGATGTAATGGAGGAAGCTGAACTTGAAGATATTTTCAATACAGGCTATGATGCTGTTATAAGTGCATATAACCCCGGATGGTCGAATCCTGATATCTATAATGATTTTATACTTGGTTATAAATCTATACTAAATGCATTGAATGATGCCAAATTAAAGAGAATTATCATTATCGGCGGTGCAGGAAGCCTTATTATGAACGGATCCAAATTAATTGATGATAATAAATTTCCAAAAGCAATATATAACGGTGCCAAGGCTGCCTCTGATCTGTTGGATATACTTTATGCCGAAGAAGATTCTCTTGACTGGACAATGATAAGTCCTGCAATTAATCTTATTGACGGCAAACGCACAAATACTTTCAAACTGGGAAAAGACTCCCCTGTATTTAATTCTGAAAATGAATCAGTTATTTCAGTTCAGGATCTTGCAGCAGCAGCCATTAACGAACTTGAAAAGCCCGAACATATAAGAGAAAGATTTACATTAGGAAGCTGA
- a CDS encoding DUF6320 domain-containing protein: MYEELTQEPEEEYPEVKINLYKMNKKKIKSRLYFIMLTLSVISILEVLLGNIAINGRLTWGYFVIPSLILTNIAVFIATDGWNLKKNLLLLSTSLTVFLLILDLYDEKLTWSVKIGIPIVISFFILGLIFSKIKKHKKSKIKVFNYFLILIGIFIISIEIIISGKISWSLLASIPLIVFGLMFKHFYEEYDEELEKRMHL, encoded by the coding sequence ATGTATGAGGAATTAACTCAGGAGCCGGAAGAAGAATATCCCGAGGTAAAAATAAATCTGTACAAAATGAATAAAAAGAAAATAAAAAGCAGGTTATATTTTATAATGCTTACACTATCAGTTATCTCTATTCTTGAGGTATTGCTTGGAAATATTGCAATTAACGGAAGACTGACTTGGGGATATTTTGTTATTCCTTCGCTGATTCTTACAAATATTGCAGTTTTTATAGCTACTGACGGGTGGAATCTGAAAAAAAATCTTTTATTGCTTAGTACCAGTCTTACAGTGTTTCTTTTGATTCTTGACCTGTATGATGAAAAACTGACTTGGTCTGTAAAGATAGGAATACCTATAGTAATAAGTTTTTTTATACTGGGTCTTATTTTTTCCAAAATAAAAAAACATAAGAAATCAAAAATAAAGGTTTTTAATTATTTTTTGATACTGATAGGGATATTTATTATATCCATTGAAATTATCATAAGCGGAAAAATTTCGTGGTCACTGCTTGCATCGATACCTCTAATAGTATTTGGTTTAATGTTTAAACATTTTTATGAAGAGTACGATGAAGAATTAGAAAAAAGAATGCATTTATAA
- a CDS encoding LysR family transcriptional regulator gives MDIHHLKIFFEACNEKSFTKAAKKLYISQSAVSIQIKKLEHTLGLQLIERNSKNFKLTFAGKELFKMSQDVFERISRMENEMKKILQYKKGKISIGATHNIGEPILPRIMIEFRKKFPEIEFDLYIKNKESLVKHLKEGTVDIALMEEYFIEDKEIKVIETDEYPFVVVTSVDVESYEDLKEVPLLKRDTLLTTKYLDFFEKIIGFNLEKRIAVNGSIETMKNLLKQGLGFAILPYYSVYEEVEKGILKTIHSFEKSEDRFQIVLIRENEDKEGISKFVEFLKNYEIMSDIKK, from the coding sequence ATGGATATACACCATTTAAAAATATTCTTTGAGGCGTGTAATGAAAAAAGCTTCACAAAAGCCGCCAAAAAGCTTTATATAAGTCAGTCGGCTGTTTCCATACAGATAAAAAAACTGGAACATACTTTGGGATTGCAGCTTATAGAGAGGAATTCAAAAAACTTTAAGCTGACTTTTGCTGGAAAAGAATTATTTAAAATGTCACAGGATGTATTTGAAAGAATTTCAAGAATGGAAAATGAAATGAAGAAAATTCTTCAGTATAAAAAGGGAAAAATATCAATTGGTGCAACACATAATATTGGTGAGCCGATACTGCCGAGAATTATGATAGAATTCAGAAAAAAATTTCCGGAAATAGAATTTGATTTATACATAAAGAACAAGGAATCACTGGTAAAGCATCTGAAGGAAGGAACAGTAGATATTGCTCTTATGGAAGAGTATTTCATAGAAGATAAGGAAATAAAGGTTATAGAAACTGATGAATATCCTTTTGTAGTGGTAACTTCCGTAGATGTAGAGTCTTATGAAGACTTGAAAGAAGTACCTCTTTTGAAAAGAGATACACTTTTGACAACTAAATATCTTGATTTTTTTGAAAAAATAATAGGATTTAACCTTGAAAAGAGAATAGCAGTAAACGGGAGTATAGAAACTATGAAAAACCTTCTAAAACAAGGGCTAGGTTTTGCGATACTGCCTTATTACAGTGTTTATGAAGAAGTAGAAAAAGGAATTTTAAAAACAATTCACAGCTTTGAAAAATCAGAGGACAGATTTCAGATAGTTTTAATCAGGGAAAATGAAGATAAAGAAGGAATAAGTAAATTTGTGGAATTTTTGAAAAACTATGAAATAATGAGTGATATAAAAAAATAG
- a CDS encoding VIT1/CCC1 transporter family protein, whose amino-acid sequence MNDKDFRKMILDLQVNEITGREIYLRLSKNIKDLHNKALILEIADEELVHYNIYKRYTAEDVEPDKKKIIFYTMLSKIFGYIFTIRLLEREEDRSLEILLNPEIADSVIDTKDIREQEEEHEERLISMLDEEKVSYISSIILGLNDALVEITGSLAGFTFAMQNTRIIALSGLITGIAASLSMAFSQYLAEKSAGKHNYIKASLYTGITYFITVLLLVFPFLIFPDNMYGTALALTLFVVIIVIFIFTFYISIVKKVNFRQRFIEMLSISMGVTVFSFLLGIVAKKLLGIDI is encoded by the coding sequence ATGAATGATAAAGATTTCAGAAAAATGATTTTAGATCTCCAGGTCAATGAAATTACAGGCCGGGAAATATACTTACGTTTGTCAAAAAATATAAAAGATCTCCATAACAAGGCTCTTATTCTTGAAATAGCTGATGAGGAGCTGGTTCACTACAATATTTACAAAAGATACACTGCTGAAGATGTGGAACCTGATAAAAAAAAAATTATATTTTATACTATGTTATCAAAAATTTTCGGCTATATTTTTACTATACGTCTGCTCGAACGTGAAGAAGACCGCAGTCTTGAAATTCTGCTTAACCCGGAAATTGCTGATTCTGTTATTGACACCAAGGATATACGCGAACAGGAGGAAGAGCACGAGGAAAGACTTATCTCCATGCTGGATGAAGAAAAAGTAAGCTATATAAGTTCTATTATCTTGGGACTTAATGATGCACTTGTGGAAATAACCGGTTCTCTTGCCGGCTTTACTTTTGCTATGCAAAATACAAGAATTATTGCTTTGTCAGGTCTTATTACCGGTATTGCTGCTTCTCTTTCTATGGCATTTTCACAATATCTCGCTGAAAAATCAGCTGGAAAACATAACTATATAAAAGCCAGCCTTTACACAGGAATCACATATTTTATTACTGTTCTTTTACTTGTTTTCCCATTTTTAATTTTTCCTGATAATATGTACGGCACAGCCTTAGCTCTTACATTATTTGTAGTAATAATTGTAATATTTATTTTTACTTTTTATATTTCCATAGTTAAAAAAGTAAATTTTAGGCAAAGATTTATTGAAATGCTTAGTATCAGCATGGGTGTTACTGTTTTTTCTTTTCTGCTCGGAATTGTTGCAAAAAAACTGCTTGGAATTGATATATAA
- the proC gene encoding pyrroline-5-carboxylate reductase, giving the protein MKIGFIGTGNMGQAILEGFIVSEKVKKEDIFIYDPDQLKLDTLIKKYGVSTAENENKLAESSELIILAVKPNIYDKILEKIKSNIDGKKKILTIAAGYSVDRAEGILGNDKKIIRTMPNMPAQILEGMTGVVFNKNITHEEKAEILELLTGFGGAEEIDEKLMHVFTSISGSIPAVVDIFIEALADGAVLNGMPRDKAYRILSEAVAGSAHMIGKTKKHPGLLKDEVCSPGGTTIEAVAALEKGGFRAALIEAVNKCTEKSVKLSEK; this is encoded by the coding sequence ATGAAAATAGGATTTATAGGTACCGGAAATATGGGACAGGCTATTCTGGAAGGATTTATTGTTTCTGAAAAAGTAAAAAAAGAAGATATATTTATTTATGATCCAGATCAGTTAAAATTAGATACACTAATAAAGAAATACGGAGTAAGCACAGCAGAAAATGAAAATAAGCTTGCTGAATCTTCAGAACTTATAATACTGGCTGTAAAACCAAATATTTATGATAAAATACTGGAAAAAATAAAATCTAATATAGATGGAAAAAAGAAAATTTTAACAATAGCAGCGGGGTATTCTGTGGATAGAGCAGAAGGAATACTGGGAAATGATAAAAAAATAATCAGAACAATGCCGAATATGCCGGCCCAGATTTTGGAAGGAATGACTGGGGTAGTATTTAATAAGAATATTACTCATGAAGAAAAGGCAGAAATTCTGGAATTGCTTACAGGCTTTGGCGGTGCAGAGGAAATAGATGAAAAGCTTATGCATGTATTTACCTCTATAAGCGGTTCAATCCCTGCAGTAGTAGATATCTTTATTGAGGCGCTTGCTGACGGAGCAGTACTAAACGGTATGCCGAGAGATAAAGCATACAGAATACTTTCGGAAGCAGTGGCAGGTTCTGCACACATGATAGGAAAAACAAAAAAACATCCGGGCCTTTTGAAAGATGAAGTCTGCTCCCCTGGCGGAACAACAATAGAAGCAGTAGCTGCACTTGAAAAAGGCGGCTTTAGAGCGGCACTGATAGAAGCTGTAAATAAATGTACCGAAAAATCTGTAAAATTAAGTGAAAAATAA
- a CDS encoding DKNYY domain-containing protein codes for MKSKFLIILILFSIGQLSFSLNCKYRGYLKENNKVYYFGDTGVIKKEVNADYDTFEVIEAVNYSLLGKDKDNVYYKGELLEGIDAKTFKIVKEIKPPFKVFLGYGCGSSGYILEDKGKQYELRERF; via the coding sequence ATGAAAAGTAAGTTTTTAATTATTTTAATATTGTTTTCGATCGGTCAGCTAAGTTTTAGCCTGAATTGCAAATATAGAGGATATTTGAAGGAAAATAACAAAGTTTATTATTTTGGAGACACCGGTGTAATCAAAAAAGAAGTTAATGCTGACTATGATACATTTGAAGTGATAGAAGCAGTAAATTACAGTTTATTAGGTAAAGATAAAGATAATGTATACTATAAAGGAGAATTGCTGGAAGGTATAGATGCTAAGACTTTTAAGATAGTAAAAGAGATAAAGCCACCTTTTAAAGTATTTTTAGGATACGGATGTGGTTCTTCGGGATATATCTTAGAGGATAAAGGAAAACAATATGAATTAAGAGAAAGATTTTAG
- a CDS encoding PTS sugar transporter → MKRIAVVGSSGGNLYNLGGKDPEKMIEEIKVQLDSAGMNLEDVEFVGAKTSMDNKNDNVLASLFYLENGVLLSSEEKKLPEINKDALEYDKKLAEKIKDGIIDGLIVMSCDPDGINNSAILAAAEKKIPIVGTGGTSMATISAMGANVISSSGTTGTTNRTRAVAAVTSLSKFWKIKYSPVIGSGKRDGVMEDKGVFSRINIRGVMMAAIPGFITMALVLAASKLPFLKGLSEIFDILIKALPVIIAALAAKQVSGLDEVGIVSGIVAGVLSVNGGIIGGMIGGILAGILCFYMIKLCFSYNFPATTANIVAGGISGLASGLVVYYFIAPIALWLGDGLRAVIEMALNISPVLAGGIAGLLIWPAIIGGVYHAAILPIVLLEMEKTGTSFLGAIDMTGLVMVSAGIMLANIIFPRQKSDRAIATPGLLINVFFGTFVEASYPFMFSDKLVMAGAMISGCLGGIVVGMYDLRGTAYVPSIFAPIMSNNVAGFAISMIISAGSAFVITSLANKIAAKKNNS, encoded by the coding sequence ATGAAAAGAATAGCTGTGGTAGGAAGCAGCGGAGGAAATTTATATAACCTCGGCGGAAAAGATCCTGAAAAAATGATTGAGGAAATAAAAGTACAGCTGGATTCAGCAGGCATGAATCTGGAGGATGTAGAATTCGTAGGGGCTAAGACTTCTATGGATAATAAAAATGATAATGTTTTAGCTAGTTTATTTTATTTGGAAAACGGTGTTTTATTATCCAGTGAAGAGAAGAAACTTCCTGAAATAAATAAAGACGCATTGGAATATGATAAAAAACTGGCAGAAAAAATAAAAGATGGGATAATTGACGGGTTGATAGTGATGAGCTGTGACCCTGACGGAATAAACAATAGTGCTATTCTGGCTGCAGCTGAAAAAAAGATTCCTATAGTGGGAACAGGCGGAACATCAATGGCAACAATAAGTGCAATGGGCGCTAATGTAATATCGTCTTCTGGAACAACGGGGACGACGAACAGAACAAGGGCAGTAGCAGCTGTAACATCATTAAGTAAATTTTGGAAAATAAAATATTCTCCAGTAATAGGTTCGGGGAAAAGAGACGGAGTAATGGAGGATAAGGGAGTATTTTCCAGAATAAATATAAGAGGCGTAATGATGGCGGCAATTCCCGGATTCATTACAATGGCTTTAGTGCTCGCAGCAAGCAAACTTCCGTTTTTGAAGGGGCTTAGTGAGATATTTGATATTTTAATAAAAGCACTTCCTGTAATTATTGCAGCTTTAGCGGCAAAGCAGGTTTCCGGTCTTGATGAGGTAGGGATAGTTTCCGGTATAGTAGCAGGTGTTTTATCAGTAAACGGCGGAATAATCGGAGGTATGATAGGCGGAATTCTTGCTGGAATATTATGCTTTTATATGATAAAACTGTGCTTTAGTTATAATTTTCCCGCTACGACTGCAAATATAGTAGCAGGAGGAATTTCCGGACTTGCTTCGGGACTGGTAGTTTATTATTTCATAGCTCCGATAGCACTGTGGCTTGGGGACGGTTTAAGAGCGGTTATAGAAATGGCGCTGAATATCAGTCCTGTTTTAGCAGGAGGAATCGCAGGTCTTTTGATCTGGCCGGCAATAATAGGGGGAGTATATCACGCTGCAATACTGCCTATAGTACTGCTAGAAATGGAGAAAACAGGAACAAGCTTCCTTGGAGCGATAGATATGACAGGTCTAGTAATGGTTTCAGCAGGAATAATGCTCGCAAATATAATATTCCCCAGACAAAAAAGTGACAGAGCAATAGCAACGCCGGGACTTTTAATAAATGTCTTTTTTGGGACATTTGTAGAAGCTTCATATCCGTTTATGTTTTCGGATAAGCTTGTAATGGCAGGTGCAATGATTTCCGGATGTCTCGGGGGAATTGTGGTAGGAATGTACGATCTCAGAGGAACAGCTTATGTGCCGTCAATTTTCGCACCGATTATGTCAAATAATGTAGCAGGGTTTGCGATAAGTATGATCATATCAGCAGGATCTGCATTTGTGATAACATCGCTTGCGAATAAAATAGCAGCAAAGAAAAATAATTCATAA
- a CDS encoding TIGR03905 family TSCPD domain-containing protein, which produces MFTYIPEQVCAKEMVLKIDNDIIENVEITGGCPGSAVGMARLIVGMNIHEALKRLKGVPCGSKVTSCPDQLSLALEAYLNKD; this is translated from the coding sequence ATGTTTACTTATATACCAGAGCAGGTTTGTGCAAAAGAAATGGTTTTAAAAATCGATAATGATATTATAGAAAATGTAGAAATAACAGGAGGATGTCCTGGGAGTGCTGTGGGAATGGCAAGACTTATTGTAGGAATGAATATACATGAAGCATTGAAAAGACTAAAAGGAGTACCTTGCGGTTCAAAGGTTACCTCGTGTCCGGATCAGCTTTCGCTGGCTCTGGAAGCATATTTAAATAAAGACTAA